The DNA region GCTTGTGTTTTTCTCTCTTGAtttattttccttttccttttccctttttgctAACCATGTATGTGGATTTAACTCTTTACCTCACAAACGACCTATCAGTTACAAATGACCTATTCTACATTAGTACCTTGATAGTTTGCCGTTTGACTCAAATgtatgttttttttcttttttcttaaaGGTTGGTGCTGTATGGTTTGGTTGAGCTCAAGGTTAAAGGAGATGGCAATTGTCAGGTTCGTGTACAGAATCCCTCCTTTTCCCCCTTTTGCATGATGGCATCTCGCAGTATTGAACTATTGATTTATTTTGTATGGACTCTTAAACAGTTTCGAGCATTGTCAGATCAATTTTACCGCACTCCTGAACATCACAGATTTGTTCGGCAGCAAGTGGTGAAGCAGGTTAGTATTGTGGAAGGGAGTGACTAGTTGCATTTCAGCCATACCTGAACTTCAGTATGCACATGGATTTCATGGGCAAACTTCTTCACATTCACTTGTTAGCTGTCGTTCTTCATTAATCATAATGTATAACCTCTGAGCCTCTTCAACTTGCTTGGCAGCTTGAATCACATCCTGAGTTTTATGCGGGATATGTCCCTATGGATTACAAGGAATATCTGAAAAAGATGCCAAAGTGAGTATTTGCTCTGCTCTCTCTTTATAAGCAAATGTTTAGTTTGTATTGTAAATACACATCCTCATTTTTGTTATGTCCGAACAATCCAACCAGGAGTGGAGAGTGGGGTGACCACGTTACGTTGCAGGCTGCTGCAGACTCGGTAATCTTTATGTATCTTGAACCGTTGCTATTGTATTAGTGAATGTCTGAGCCTGTATATGCTGTAAATACACCAAGTAACTCATCTGATTTTAGCAATGGGGTGCGTGGCTAATGGATGTAGCTGCAGCAGAAGCACATCCGAAAAACTTATATTTTCGATACATGCACCATTGGCAATATGATAAAAGTAACGATGATCTCACAGTTGCTGCTTCTGTACTTGGTCGAGCTTTATGACCAACATTGCGTCCAGTCTTGTATGCGATCTCTAGTATTCTGTACAGTCAGTTTGGCTTCTTCTGTTAGCACGCTGTTTCTGCTCCGGTCTTCAAGCTGATTGGTTGGACACTGTCAGAAATTGCATTGCATGGCTATGGTTAAAAACTAGGAGcattgtttttcttttcttccaatAGGACAGGATATCTATTTTTTAGATGAGCCCAGGTGCCTTATGTGTGCGCGTTGCCTCTTGCAGTATGGTGTGAAGGTTTTCATCCTGACATCATTCAAAGATACATGCTACATTGAAATCCTTCCTGTTGTTGAGAAATCAAGAAGAGGTAGCTAGCTGTTCCTTGGTAAATGAAAGATACATGCTATGCTACGCAATTAAGACTCTAAATAAATAAAATAGCCTGCTGTATTTACGAATTTACGAATTGTGCAGTTATATGCTTGAGCTTTTGGGCTGAGGTGCACTACAACTCGATATATCCGGAAGGAGGTATCAGTTTTTATTGTTTTGGTATACTAATTTATTGGGCGTGGTCTTGATTTCGTTATCACCTGTTGGTGCAGAGTTACCTGTTTTGGAGAACAAAAAGAAGAGTTGGTGGCCCTTCTAGCGGTAGCAGTTCCAGGTCAGGAAGAAGATTAGAGCAGCTAACCACTGAATGATTCATCCGGTGGCATCTCATCACGGATTTTGTCAGGCCATGTGACTTGACTGACAGCGATGGAACGGGTGGGCTCCGATAGGATAGGGGCATGTAATGTACGTAGATACTAGCAGCAGTATCTGTACAGAAGACGGAGAGGTGATTAGCATGGAAGGGAGGTGATTAGACAGAGAGGTCATTCATTTTCTGATTTGTGGCTGGGCCTTTATTAGGATCATTCTTTTGTTCTTTGGACAGGACAGCTCAGACTGTAATTACTACCGAGTACTTGACTTGGTTGGAAACACAGTGCCTGGAAATAGAAAAGGGTAAAAAACCAACACGTCCGTTGAGTTGATGATAGCTCGAGAGGAAGCAGAGCTTTGATTGATTGCCAGCGTGTGGATCAGGAATTGGAGAAATAAGTTAGCGCAGTTTTCATTGATCTGGTTTACGATGATGCCAAGTTTTCTTCCATCATTATTGACGTACAGTATATTTTCTCTACTTTTATTTACATACATGTTTATTAGGTTTGTTCTAAGTTAAACTtgcaaatttatagaaaaattaaTAATATTTACAATACTAAATTTATTTCGTTGAATCCACCATGAAATATATGTTGATGTTGCATATGCTACTGGTAGTATAGTTGTTGCTATAATTTTCTATATACTTGGTCAAATTTGGCTAAATTTTATTTAGAACGAATCTAATGACGTGTAAATAAAAACGGGAAAGTATTATTTAAATGAATATTAATTTTTTATTGGAAAAATGTTTGCGAATGCAAACGCACTGACTGCTGCTGAGGCCGGAAGGAACGTTCTAGAACCAAGGCAGGAAAAGCCGCCCTCCCTCTGCTCTCCAGAACCCTCGCCCGccttctctttctttccttcttttgGAGGCCAACGCCAACGCCAAGGCTAACCTACCCCTCCtacagccgccgccgtccccaaAACCCTAGCTAGACCCCAGCGCAGTCCCGGCAGAGGCAGCCATGGCCACCATCCCCACCACCGATTCCGCCCTCCTCCTCGGCTCATCCGCTCTCCACAGGGCCGCCAGGACCAGGCGGGCCTCGGCGGCCCGGCTGCCCGGAGCCAACCGCCGTCGCCCCCAGGCCCTGGTGCGCGCGTCCGCCAAGGAGATCGCCTTCGACCAGGGCTCCAGAGCCTCCCTCCAGGCCGGCGTCGAGAAGCTCGCCGCCGCAGTCGGCGTCACCCTCGGACCCAGAGGTCTCTCCTGCTGCTCTTTCTGTACTTTTAGGTAGATGGATATTCCACGATTTGATTTGTGTACCGCAAGGGATTACTTCTTACAGTAGTTATTTGTAACCCACGGCATCAATTTCAGTTTCATGCATGGGTAAATGTCTGATCTAGCGCTATACAAACATGCTGCTAGGCTAGCTGGGCGATTGCCAAGTGTTGCTGCAGCCAAATTAAGCCACAGGCCCCCTTTACAAAtctgctactgctgctgctgctgctgctgctgctgctgctactactactactagttTAGCTGCAAATGGAAAAGGCTTTTAGATGCTTAAAAAAATAAAGGAAAAGTGGGGTTTCCAACTTTGTACTTGCATTTGCAGGAAGGAATGTTGTCTTGGATGAGTTTGGAACCCCCAAAGTGGTCAATGACGGAGTTACCATTGCTCGTGCTATTGAGCTCGCTGATCCCATGGAGAATGCTGGTGCCTCATTGATTCGTGAAGTAAGCATCATTCTCTCAACCTGCGTTTGCTTTACCCTGTTTCTTATCATGAATAAATGAGATGGTGTACATTTCCTGCATGTGACTAACTCATTCACCACATGATTCATTGGCACTTATCTGCCAAATCAAAGGTTGCTAGCAAGACAAATGACTCGGCTGGTGATGGGACCACAACTGCGTCCGTTCTCGCCAGGGAGATCATAAAATTGGGTATGTTGAGTGTTACTTCAGGGGCAAACCCGGTCTCTATTAAGAAGGGCATTGATAAGACTGTTCAAAAATTGGTGGAGGAACTTGAGAAGAAGTCCAGGCCTGTGAAGGGTGGCGGAGATATTAAAGGTCTGACCTTGCATCTTTGACTCTTCTGTTACTAATGGGTCTGATATCTCTGCAAATGACATGTTTCACAAAATATTTCTGCTTTTTCCTGTTTCAGCTGTTGCTGCTATATCAGCTGGAAATGATGAATTCGTTGGGACCATGATCGCCGAAGCTATTGACAAGGTTGGTCCTGATGGTGTGCTCTCAATTGAGTCGTCGTCATCATTTGAGACCACAGTTGAAGTTGAAGAAGGGATGGAGGTGATAAGCCTAGCCTAATTGCTCCTCTGCTGATGCCATTTTCTGTTTTTGGTGTAGTATGCACACCTGTCATTCTTGGTGCTGAATTACTTCCTGGCTTCTCCCATATGTGCAGCTTGACAGAGGATATATCTCCCCTCAGTTTGTCACCAACCCTGAGAAATCAACTGTGGAGTTTGAAAATGCTCGAATTCTCGTCACTGACCAGAAGATATCATCGATAAAAGAAATCCTTCCTTTGTTGGAGCAAACTACACAGCTAAGAGCACCACTTCTAATAATTGCAGAGGATGTAAGTGGTGAGGCTTTGGCAACTTTAGTTGTCAACAAGCTTAGAGGAATCCTAAATGTGGCTGCAATCAAAGCTCCTGGTTTCGGTGAGAGGCGTAAAGCTCTTCTTCAAGACATTGCTATTGTTACCGGTAATACTGTTTACTACTTTGTTCTAAGCGAACTTGTTCATGATTGGGGTTTTCACATGATGTTTATCTTTGTTATCCAAAATTGGTgtgctgtgtgttgattactcATGCTACTGCCTTTGTTACATTGTTTATCTTTACATATTTGTGCTCATCTAGTCTAGATTGAGTCATGAGATAAGGGCTGCTTTACGTTGCTGCTTATTATTATCTGATTCAATTTATATACACCTTCCTTTTGTACCAGAATATGGTCAAGTCTAATATATTCTGATCTCTCTAGCTGGCCGATGATTAAATTTCAATCTTTTTGGGTGCAAATCAAACTGATTGGAACTAGTAAAATAGCACATACTTAGATTTTCTAACTTGAACCTGGAAGTTAAATCCAATTGCTGGCTCAGTGTTGCTGCCTGTTTGTCTTTTGTTCAGGTGCTGAATATCAATCCAAAGATCTTGGCTTACTAGTTGAGAAGACAACAGTGGAGCAGCTGGGCATAGCTCGCAAAGTGACGATCTCCAGCTCGTCGACGACAATTATAGCAGATGCTGCAAGCAAAGATGATATCCAGGCCAGAATTGCACAGCTGAAGAGAGAGCTTTCTCAGACGGACTCGACATATGACTCTGAGAAGCTTGCGGAGAGAATCGCAAAGCTTTCTGGTGGAGTTGCTGTGATAAAGGTTGGCGCCTCAACTGAGGCGGAGCTTGAGGACCGCAAGCTCCGCATAGAGGATGCAAAGAATGCAACTTTTGCAGCCATCGAGGAAGGTATTGTACCTGGAGGGGGTGCAGcctatgttcatctatcaacaTTTATACCGGCTATCAAGGAGAAGTTGGATGATCCTGAAGAGCGCCTTGGTGCTGATATCATTCAGAAGGTACTGTTCTACTTAGCTGATATCTGAAgtttgttttttcttttcttttgttcGTTGATTTTGATATATATCACTGGTGATTTTTCAGGCCCTTGTAGCACCTGCAGCACTGATTGCGCACAATGCTGGGGTTGAAGGTGAGGTGATTGTAGATAAAATCAAGGAGAGCGAATGGGAGTATGGTTACAACGCCATGGCTGACAAGCATGAGAACTTGGTAGAGGCTGGTGTGATTGACCCTGCCAAGGTAACGAGATGCGCCCTGCAGAATGCCGCGTCCGTTGCTGGAATGGTGCTGACCACCCAGGCTATTGTCGTggagaagccgaagaagaaggcTCCCGCAGCTGCTGGGGCACCTGAGGGTTCATTTGCCATGTAATGCCAGAATAAATTTTACTAGGCTAGGGGGTGTGGGCGTGCAAATCATTTGAGCAAGGGGGGAGAGAGGGAACTGGAATCTGTGTGTCTTGATCTGTTGCCAAAGCTGATAAACTCATTTACCATCTTGAATTGTTTCGCTAAGCTGGCGGAGTGGGCAAATAAGAATAATAAATTTAATCGGTTTGGTTCACTGTAATTGCTGAAGTGTGGAAAGGTGCCTTTTGTGGTCGATCATCAATTGTTGGGGATGCTGGTCTTTGTTTGTACTCTTTAAGCAAGCAAAAGACATGGTCACCTGGGCAA from Panicum hallii strain FIL2 chromosome 9, PHallii_v3.1, whole genome shotgun sequence includes:
- the LOC112876801 gene encoding ruBisCO large subunit-binding protein subunit alpha-like is translated as MATIPTTDSALLLGSSALHRAARTRRASAARLPGANRRRPQALVRASAKEIAFDQGSRASLQAGVEKLAAAVGVTLGPRGRNVVLDEFGTPKVVNDGVTIARAIELADPMENAGASLIREVASKTNDSAGDGTTTASVLAREIIKLGMLSVTSGANPVSIKKGIDKTVQKLVEELEKKSRPVKGGGDIKAVAAISAGNDEFVGTMIAEAIDKVGPDGVLSIESSSSFETTVEVEEGMELDRGYISPQFVTNPEKSTVEFENARILVTDQKISSIKEILPLLEQTTQLRAPLLIIAEDVSGEALATLVVNKLRGILNVAAIKAPGFGERRKALLQDIAIVTGAEYQSKDLGLLVEKTTVEQLGIARKVTISSSSTTIIADAASKDDIQARIAQLKRELSQTDSTYDSEKLAERIAKLSGGVAVIKVGASTEAELEDRKLRIEDAKNATFAAIEEGIVPGGGAAYVHLSTFIPAIKEKLDDPEERLGADIIQKALVAPAALIAHNAGVEGEVIVDKIKESEWEYGYNAMADKHENLVEAGVIDPAKVTRCALQNAASVAGMVLTTQAIVVEKPKKKAPAAAGAPEGSFAM